One Streptomyces sp. NBC_00223 genomic window carries:
- a CDS encoding phosphoketolase family protein: MSDVPTPEPAALGDDELHALDAHWRAANYLAVGQIYLMANPLLTEPLRPEHIKPRLLGHWGTSPGLNLVHTHLNRVIAARDLDAICVWGPGHGGPAVLANSWLDGTYTQTYPDITRDAAGMGALFKQFSFPGGVPSHVAPETPGSIHEGGELGYSLSHAYGAAFDNPDLLVACVIGDGEAETGPLAASWHSNKFLDPVDDGAVLPILHLNGYKIANPAVLARLPEAELDELLSGYGHDPIHVTGDDPFTVHRAMAAAMDTALDRIDAIRAEARGGSAAYGGGDRPSWPMIILRTPKGWTGPAVVDGLPVEGTWRSHQVPLAAVRDNPEHLRQLEEWLLSYRADELFDADGRPREQVLARVPRGERRLGANPHANGGLLLRDLPLPDPDRFAVPVDKPGVTLHEPTRVLGSMLEQVMADTAERRDFRLVGPDETASNRLQAVYEASGKAWQARVLAVDEHLDRHGRVMEILSEHTCQGWLEGYLLTGRHGLFSCYEAFVHIVDSMVNQHIKWLRTTRSLPWRRPIASLNYLLTSHVWRQDHNGFSHQDPGFIDHVLNKAPEVVRVYLPPDTNTLLSVADHVLRSKDYVNVVVAGKQPSFDWLDPAAARAHCARGAGVWQWAGTEDGRGEPDVVLACAGDVPTLEVLAAATLLREHLPRLAVRVVNVVDLARLLPKEEHPHGMSNPEYDALFTPDKPVIFAYHGYPWLIHRLAYRRTGHDDLHVRGYKEIGTTTTPFDMVVRNDLDRYRLVMDVIDRVPGLAVPAAPVRQLMEDTRLRHHTWIREHGTDLPEVAGWSWGG; the protein is encoded by the coding sequence ATGTCCGACGTTCCCACGCCCGAACCCGCCGCCCTCGGCGACGACGAGCTGCACGCCCTGGACGCGCACTGGCGGGCGGCGAACTACCTGGCCGTCGGGCAGATCTACCTCATGGCCAATCCGCTGCTGACCGAGCCGCTGCGCCCCGAGCACATCAAGCCGCGGCTGCTCGGCCACTGGGGCACCTCCCCCGGGCTGAACCTGGTGCACACCCACCTCAACCGGGTGATCGCCGCCCGCGACCTGGACGCGATCTGCGTCTGGGGCCCCGGCCACGGCGGTCCGGCCGTGCTCGCCAACTCCTGGCTGGACGGCACCTACACACAGACCTACCCGGACATCACCCGCGACGCCGCCGGGATGGGCGCGCTCTTCAAGCAGTTCTCGTTCCCCGGCGGGGTGCCCAGCCATGTCGCCCCCGAGACCCCGGGCTCGATCCACGAGGGCGGCGAGCTGGGCTACTCGCTCTCCCACGCCTACGGAGCCGCCTTCGACAACCCCGATCTGCTGGTCGCCTGCGTGATCGGCGACGGCGAGGCCGAGACCGGGCCGCTGGCCGCGTCCTGGCACAGCAACAAGTTCCTCGACCCGGTCGACGACGGCGCCGTGCTGCCGATCCTGCACCTCAACGGCTACAAGATCGCCAACCCCGCCGTGCTCGCCCGCCTCCCCGAGGCCGAACTGGACGAGCTGCTGAGCGGATACGGCCACGACCCGATCCATGTCACCGGCGACGACCCGTTCACCGTGCACCGCGCGATGGCCGCCGCGATGGACACCGCCCTGGACCGTATCGACGCGATCCGGGCCGAGGCACGTGGCGGAAGCGCCGCGTACGGCGGAGGCGACCGTCCGAGCTGGCCGATGATCATCCTGCGTACGCCCAAGGGCTGGACGGGCCCCGCGGTCGTCGACGGGCTGCCGGTCGAAGGTACTTGGCGTTCCCACCAGGTGCCGCTGGCCGCCGTACGCGACAACCCGGAGCACCTGCGGCAGTTGGAGGAGTGGCTGCTGTCGTACCGCGCCGACGAGTTGTTCGACGCCGACGGCCGGCCGCGCGAGCAGGTGCTGGCCCGCGTACCGCGCGGTGAACGCCGGCTCGGCGCCAATCCGCACGCCAACGGCGGTCTGCTGCTGCGCGATCTGCCCCTGCCCGACCCGGACCGGTTCGCCGTACCGGTCGACAAACCGGGGGTGACCCTCCACGAGCCGACCCGCGTACTCGGCAGCATGCTCGAACAGGTCATGGCCGACACCGCGGAGCGGCGCGACTTCCGTCTCGTCGGCCCGGACGAGACCGCGTCCAACCGGCTCCAGGCGGTCTACGAGGCGTCGGGCAAGGCGTGGCAGGCGCGGGTCCTGGCGGTGGACGAACACCTCGACCGGCACGGCCGGGTGATGGAGATCCTGTCGGAACACACCTGCCAGGGCTGGCTGGAGGGCTATCTGCTGACCGGCAGGCACGGGCTCTTCTCCTGCTACGAGGCCTTCGTCCACATCGTCGACTCGATGGTGAACCAGCACATCAAGTGGCTGCGCACCACCCGCTCCCTGCCCTGGCGCCGCCCGATCGCCTCGCTCAACTACCTGCTCACCTCCCATGTCTGGCGGCAGGACCACAACGGCTTCTCGCACCAGGACCCCGGCTTCATCGACCACGTGCTCAACAAGGCGCCCGAAGTCGTGCGCGTCTATCTGCCGCCGGACACCAACACCCTGCTCTCCGTGGCCGATCATGTGCTGCGCTCGAAGGACTACGTCAATGTCGTCGTCGCCGGGAAGCAGCCCAGCTTCGACTGGCTCGATCCCGCCGCCGCCCGCGCGCACTGCGCCAGGGGCGCCGGGGTGTGGCAGTGGGCCGGCACCGAGGACGGCCGCGGCGAGCCCGATGTCGTCCTCGCCTGCGCGGGCGACGTCCCCACGCTGGAGGTGCTGGCCGCCGCCACACTGCTGCGCGAGCATCTGCCCCGCCTCGCGGTGCGGGTGGTCAACGTCGTGGACCTCGCCCGGCTGCTGCCCAAGGAGGAGCACCCGCACGGCATGTCCAACCCCGAGTACGACGCCCTGTTCACCCCCGACAAGCCGGTGATCTTCGCGTACCACGGCTATCCCTGGCTCATCCACCGCCTCGCCTACCGCCGTACCGGCCACGACGACCTGCATGTACGCGGCTACAAGGAGATCGGTACGACCACCACGCCGTTCGACATGGTCGTGCGCAACGACCTCGACCGCTACCGCCTCGTCATGGACGTCATCGACCGTGTCCCGGGCCTGGCCGTACCCGCCGCGCCCGTACGGCAGTTGATGGAGGACACCCGGCTGCGGCACCACACGTGGATCCGCGAGCACGGTACGGACCTGCCGGAGGTGGCGGGGTGGAGCTGGGGCGGGTGA
- a CDS encoding helix-turn-helix domain-containing protein codes for MVERDDDGRLTLSRVLGNELRRRREALGWSLRELKKLTTYDHAYLARVERGEQIPSDNLVRTLDEQLATGGIFSELLEAIGSGTIQEYQRKGAEREARAERIQVFASSDIPALLQTEEYARSRIRARKPKAPASLFDGAVSMRMRRKLVFDREDSPPYWAVMDEAALKRPVGGPTVMADQMEALLRAAEDPNMTVQVVPFEAGDFWMLGGSLTLLTSPKGATIAYVESFGSGELVESTKRVVELTQHFDWTCNLALNEEASLELIRRYLEEYQ; via the coding sequence GTGGTCGAACGAGACGATGACGGACGCCTGACCCTGTCACGGGTATTGGGCAACGAACTGCGCCGGCGGCGGGAAGCGCTCGGCTGGTCGCTGCGGGAACTCAAGAAACTGACGACCTATGACCATGCGTACCTGGCACGGGTGGAACGCGGCGAACAGATCCCGTCCGACAATCTGGTGCGCACCCTTGACGAGCAATTGGCGACCGGCGGCATTTTCAGTGAGCTGCTGGAGGCCATCGGCAGTGGAACGATCCAGGAGTACCAGCGCAAAGGTGCCGAACGCGAGGCCAGGGCCGAACGTATTCAGGTCTTCGCCAGCAGCGACATTCCGGCACTGCTGCAGACGGAGGAGTACGCGCGGTCACGTATCAGGGCGCGGAAACCCAAGGCGCCCGCGTCCTTATTCGACGGCGCGGTATCCATGCGTATGCGCCGCAAGCTCGTGTTCGATCGCGAGGACTCACCACCGTATTGGGCGGTGATGGACGAAGCCGCTCTGAAACGCCCGGTCGGCGGACCGACAGTGATGGCGGATCAGATGGAGGCGCTGCTCCGTGCTGCCGAAGATCCGAACATGACCGTGCAGGTGGTGCCGTTCGAAGCCGGGGACTTCTGGATGCTCGGCGGATCGCTGACACTCCTGACCTCCCCGAAGGGGGCGACCATCGCCTACGTCGAATCGTTCGGTTCGGGCGAACTGGTAGAATCGACCAAGCGAGTCGTTGAACTGACGCAACACTTCGATTGGACGTGCAACCTCGCACTCAATGAGGAAGCGTCGTTGGAGTTGATTCGGCGATATTTGGAGGAATACCAGTGA
- a CDS encoding IS5 family transposase codes for MDDDLWALIESVLLPWPERSPGPRPDWLCLQGILFVLYNDIAWQLLPLKLGLGSGQTCWRRLDWWQKAGIFDQLHRILLAELNAVGKLDWSRACVDGSHSQPREKGGADTGPSPVDRRKTGSKHHLIYDGRDTPLKVITTAANVNDVSQTLALVGGIPSVVGRSGQPRRRTEALLGDKGYDSNPNRREPQTPDPPIPGRAEWRRGSIGGGGDCPADAFTSALTCVRIEGLRSTKRWVCAILDVSLFEAKARLDRSRTVRTARSR; via the coding sequence GTGGACGACGACTTGTGGGCGCTGATCGAGTCTGTGCTGCTTCCTTGGCCGGAGCGCTCGCCGGGGCCGAGGCCGGACTGGCTCTGTCTCCAGGGCATCCTGTTCGTTCTCTACAACGACATAGCCTGGCAACTTCTGCCGTTGAAGCTGGGGCTCGGCTCGGGCCAGACGTGCTGGCGGCGACTGGACTGGTGGCAGAAGGCTGGAATCTTCGACCAGCTGCACCGGATTCTGCTCGCGGAGCTGAACGCGGTCGGCAAGCTCGACTGGTCACGTGCGTGCGTGGATGGTTCTCACAGCCAGCCCCGCGAAAAAGGGGGCGCCGACACCGGTCCGTCACCGGTCGACCGGCGGAAAACGGGCAGCAAGCACCACCTGATCTACGACGGACGCGACACCCCGCTCAAGGTCATTACGACCGCGGCCAACGTCAACGACGTCTCCCAGACCCTCGCCCTGGTCGGCGGTATCCCGTCCGTCGTCGGACGCTCCGGCCAACCTCGCAGAAGAACCGAAGCGCTGCTCGGCGACAAGGGCTACGACTCCAACCCCAACCGACGGGAACCGCAGACGCCGGATCCGCCGATCCCCGGACGCGCTGAGTGGCGCCGAGGTTCAATCGGCGGCGGCGGAGATTGCCCAGCGGATGCGTTCACTTCTGCGTTGACGTGCGTTCGAATCGAGGGCCTTCGGTCTACGAAAAGGTGGGTTTGCGCAATACTCGACGTGAGTCTCTTCGAGGCGAAAGCCCGCCTTGACCGCAGCAGGACCGTGCGTACGGCGAGGTCGAGGTGA
- a CDS encoding DUF397 domain-containing protein: protein MNVIVDLSTAPWRKSTYSGMQNDCVEVAPVDGRVAARDSKNPAGPALVFSGSEWAAFVSGVAAGEFGNA from the coding sequence GTGAACGTGATAGTCGATCTGAGCACAGCGCCCTGGCGTAAGTCCACGTACAGCGGCATGCAGAACGACTGCGTCGAGGTGGCTCCCGTGGACGGCCGCGTCGCCGCGCGTGACAGCAAGAACCCGGCCGGACCGGCCCTCGTATTCTCCGGCAGTGAATGGGCGGCGTTTGTATCCGGTGTGGCAGCCGGGGAGTTCGGCAACGCGTAA
- a CDS encoding GH12 family glycosyl hydrolase domain-containing protein, translated as MKTLRQALRSTRKAVVASVAALGLGVGGLLTLTTAPAAHADTQICTQYGSTTIQGRYVVQNNRWGTSEAQCINVTSTGFQVTQADGSVATNGAPKSYPSIYNGCHYTNCSPGTNLPAQLSSISSAPTSISYTYVNNAVFDAAYDIWLDPAAKKDGVNKTEIMVWYNHVGSIQPVGSKVGTASVAGRNWDVWTGNNGGNDVISFVSSSAIDSWSFDVKAFANETINRGLAQNSWYLTSVQAGFEPWQNGAGLAVSSFSSTVNIGGGSTTGGSTTGGSTTGGTTTGGTTTGGTTTGGSTTGGTTTGGTTTGGSTTGGSTTGGTTTGGSTNGGSTGGTGSSGCKVTVTPQSWSGGFTADVKVANTGSSAISSWKLGFTLPSGQTITSAWNATVSPSSGAVTATNLSYNGTIPAGGSQSFGFQGTTSGAYAAPTGFTLNGAACS; from the coding sequence ATGAAGACGCTAAGGCAAGCTCTCCGATCAACCCGCAAGGCCGTCGTGGCCTCCGTGGCGGCACTCGGCCTCGGTGTGGGCGGTCTGCTCACACTGACGACCGCCCCGGCCGCTCACGCGGACACCCAGATCTGCACGCAGTACGGCTCGACCACGATCCAGGGCCGCTACGTCGTGCAGAACAACCGCTGGGGCACCTCCGAGGCCCAGTGCATCAACGTCACCAGCACCGGCTTCCAGGTCACCCAGGCCGACGGTTCCGTCGCCACCAACGGCGCCCCCAAGTCGTACCCGTCGATCTACAACGGCTGCCACTACACCAACTGCTCGCCGGGCACGAACCTGCCCGCGCAGCTCAGCTCGATCAGCAGCGCGCCGACCAGCATCTCGTACACGTATGTCAACAACGCGGTGTTCGACGCCGCGTACGACATCTGGCTGGACCCGGCGGCCAAGAAGGACGGCGTCAACAAGACCGAGATCATGGTGTGGTACAACCATGTCGGTTCCATCCAGCCGGTGGGCTCCAAGGTGGGCACGGCGAGTGTGGCCGGGCGCAACTGGGACGTGTGGACCGGTAACAACGGTGGCAACGACGTGATCTCCTTCGTCTCGTCCTCGGCGATCGACAGCTGGAGCTTCGACGTCAAGGCGTTCGCCAACGAGACGATCAACCGGGGTCTGGCCCAGAACTCCTGGTACCTCACCAGCGTCCAGGCCGGTTTCGAGCCCTGGCAGAACGGCGCGGGCCTGGCCGTCAGCTCCTTCTCCTCGACGGTGAACATCGGCGGCGGGTCAACCACCGGCGGTTCGACGACTGGCGGTTCGACGACCGGCGGGACCACCACGGGCGGCACCACCACTGGTGGGACCACGACTGGTGGGTCGACCACCGGCGGGACCACGACCGGCGGCACCACCACGGGCGGTTCGACGACCGGCGGTTCGACGACCGGCGGGACCACCACCGGCGGGTCGACCAACGGCGGCTCCACCGGCGGCACCGGCTCCTCCGGCTGCAAGGTGACCGTCACCCCGCAGTCCTGGTCCGGCGGCTTCACCGCTGACGTCAAGGTGGCCAACACCGGCTCCAGCGCCATCAGCAGCTGGAAGCTGGGCTTCACCCTCCCGTCCGGCCAGACCATCACCAGCGCCTGGAACGCCACGGTCAGCCCGTCCTCCGGCGCTGTCACCGCGACCAACCTCTCCTACAACGGGACGATCCCGGCCGGCGGCTCCCAGTCGTTCGGCTTCCAGGGCACGACCTCGGGTGCGTACGCCGCACCCACGGGCTTCACGCTCAACGGCGCTGCCTGCTCCTGA